In the genome of Mycoplasma nasistruthionis, the window TGAGCCATTATTAGCTGAAGCACTAGTTTCAGTTTCAGCAGATACTGTTAAAACAACTGCCGGAATAGCTGAAACTGATGAAAGTAATAAGAAAGGTTTTTTTAGTTTCATTGTGCCTCCTCTGTTGGATCTAAAGCAAATAATGTATAAGCTTTTAATACTCAAATTTGATCTTCTAATTCTTGAATTTTAACTTTGTTAATTGTTGAAATATTTAGATCATCTAAAGCCGTTAAATATTTTTGTTCTTCAACTAATTTTGCAAGTTGTTGTTCTTTATCTTGTAAAAACGGTGTTATTTCTTCTTTTTGGTATAAAGGTTGTAAAGTGTCGTTGTATCTTATAGTAATATCATCTGAGTCATTTTCATAGATGAAAAAAGCATTTCTTAAGATAAAGTAAGTTTGTTTATTATCACTATCTGTAATTCTGAAAAAAGCTATTTTAAAACTAGCTAATGAACCTGGTTTGAAGTTGATTCAATTATCTTTAAGATGGTCATTAAGTTCTAATTTCTCGATTTGAAATTTAACTTTGTGCAAATTTTGAGAAACTAAACGGAGAGTGATAGAGTTGCTCATGTTATTTTTCCTTTTGTGAGTGTAATAGAACTTTTTTCTTAGATAAAATTGAAATTTGTTCAACTTCTAATTCACGTTTAGCACGAATAACTTCTAAAGTTAAACGTCTTTGTTTTTTCTCTAAATCATGAATTTTTTGGTTTTCTGATACTAATTTGTACTTTTGGTAAATTAGTCCTGATTCACTTAATAAAGTTAAAGTGATGTAAGTTAAATAAGAACTAATTTCAGGTTCGATGAATGATTCAACATCTGGATAGATTTTGAAATCTTTTAGATTGATTTTTGTTTCTTCTTTGTCTTTTTTCAGATTTAAGTTTAAATTAAGGTTATTCATTGGAATAACATTGATATAAGCATCTTTAATTTTTGATGAGTTAATTACGAATTTAACATTGAAATAACCATGAATTGATAAATATTTTTCAATGAAGTTTGGTAAAAGTTTTGATAAAACTTCAATATCATTTTGATCTTTTTCAAAAATGATTTCAAATTCGTTTTGTTTACAAAAGTTTATTGCGCTTGAACCAATAGCAATAAATAAGTCGGTTTTGTTAGCATTAGCTAAAATGTTTTTTTCATGTTTTGAATATGAGTTAGTGTCATACTCTTCAGTTTCAGTAACATAAACTCAAATTGTTTTATCTGCTTTATGTTTTGATTGTTTAAATAAATTTAAAAATTTATTGGTTGAAATTATATTTGTACCATGGATTAATGAATTATCAATTGCATATTCTTTAGCTAAATCTTGAACTAATTGTGAAGATTGATTAGCTCTTTCGTTGTAGAATGCAATTTGTTTTGATAGTTTTAAAATGTTGATTAAAGTAATGTTTTTCTTTGATTCAACAATTTTTAAAATTTTGTCTAAACTTTCTGACCTAGACTTAATTTTCTTGATATTCATTTTGTTTTAGTGTTTCTGGTCCAAATAATAAAGTTAAATCTTTTTTGTTTTGATTTAAGATAACAATCACATTAGGCATGACTTCAACTGCATAACCTTCTTTTAGTTTAGTTTCTAGCAATTCGTTAAACTTTGTAAATAATACGTTATATTTTTCATCTAATGATGCTGAAAAGTCATAAATTAAATGATTAACTGGATTTAAAATTGCTTCTGGTTGCTTAGTAGTTACAGTTGGTACTGGACTATTTAATGAGAAACGAGGGTCATTAACTCAAGTAACAGTAAATTTTCTAAATTTAATTTGACTGTGTGTAGCAAAGTGTTTATCACGATTTTCAATTACTTGTTGTCAACGAAGTGCGCTTTTTCCATAATTATTATTTAATAAAAATTGATTAATAAATACTGAGTATGAAATAAAGTTATTAGCTTCTTTTTGTTGATTAAAACTTTTAAAAATTAATTCTGAATAATCTGAAACTCTTTTTGCTTCTTGATCTAATTTTTTAAATTCTTGTAATTGTTTGCTTAGAAAAGGAATTTTAATCATTTTGCCCTCTTTCTTTTAGGTGTTTTTTTTTCTCTGCGTTTGTAGATAAAAATTCTCACAATCGCTTTTGTTCAACATAAAGCCCTGTGTAGTAGACTTAAAGTACCAAATGATACTGCTGAAATAATGAATAAATCAGCTACTTTAAATAATAACGAACCATTGTTTAACACGTCATTTTGTGGGTCTGAAGTTAATAGTTTAGCATTTAACCCTTCAAGAACAGAAGCAAATGCTAAGCAGGTTAAAATTAAATAAGCAATAATGTTTGAAACCGATGAATTTTGCTTAACAAATAATTGTCAAATAACTAATGTATATAGTGCTGAAAGCGCAGCTAATAACACTAAAATAAAGTTGTTAAACTTATCACGGTCAAACATTTTAAACGTTAATAAAATCGAAGTTGTCAGCACTAGTGTAAACACCAGTACAAAACCTTTTGTTGTTTGATTAAATGAATGAATTATTTTAGAAGTACTTACATAAGTATAAGCACCTAAAACTAAAACATCAATTAATAAAGCCAACATTCAAAATAGATGAGCCGGAACTCTATTTACTAAAATTCCATCATTTTGATTCATTGTAAAAGCGTTAATAATCATTCATGCACTAAATGACGCTAATACTACTAGCATGTAAGATAAAATGCTTTTACTGAAATTTAATAATTTGTTTCTTTGTTTACTAATTAGCAATTGACCAGCACTTGTAAAGACATATGCAACTAGCACAAACGAAAAAGCAACGGTGATTAATACAGAACTTTGAGAATGTGTTAAAACATTTTGTTTCATTCAAACATAGAAAGGATTTTGGTTGCTAAATAGAAGATCTGTATCATTTATGCTTATAAATGCAAATAGCGCAAATGATAATGTTCCGACTAAAACTCATTTAAACACTGTTGCTAAAACAAAGTTAGTTAAATAAAGTTTGTAATTTGGATAAGCCTTTTTATAAATATTTGTTGCTATAGACTCTGCTATTGTGTTAACAAGCATTAAAACTAAAAATGGAGCTGATGCAATTAACAAGTTGACAGGTGTTTTTTCAGCGGTGTATGGAAAGAAGTTTAATAAAACAAAAGATACTGCTGAAATTCCTACGTAACTTATGTAAAAGGCTAAATATTTAGATAATTTGATTTGTAGTTTTGATATATTTCGATAATTTCACAACAACGAACCTAATGCTGTAAAAAGTAAAATAACAAAATTATAAATTACTACAAAGTTCCTGCTTTGAGATTGAGAATCAGTAATTTTAAACAAGTTTGAAAAACTTAAAAAATCTTGATTAATTATGTTATTAATGTTTAATAAACTAAATAATCCTATAGCAAACGCTAAAGTTAAAGTTATTACGTTTAAAATCTGTTTAACATCTGATTTTCATAAAACGATTTTTTTATTAGTCACTATAATTTCCTTTCTATTCTATTGTGCTGGTTTAACTTTTATGCCGTTTTCAAATTTTGATCCAAAAAGACCTCAAGCTTGTGAGCTTCTAATAACTCTCGCTGCATCTTCTGAATCAACATATAATGTATCAAAAGCTTTTGGCAATTGTTTTCTGCCATCGGCTGATGTACCTGCTTCTAATAGTCCGTATAATTGTTTACCTCAACCATCTTGTAAATCATTAGGATTTCCTGAGATGTATAAAATGTGAGTTGAAGCATCGTTAAATTGTAATCTTGGTCTGTCAGGGCCACTTACAACTAATGAACCAAATTGACTTACTGCTAAATCGCCAAATGGAAGTTCATATATTTCACCTTGATTGTGAAGTGTTAATTTTTGGAATACCCTTTGATTTAAAGGCAATCCTTTCAATGATCTTAATTGTGGGTTTAAACTTAAATCGATATATGAAGGTCATGAACCTGAACCAAAACGACCATTAAAGATTCTTCAATCTTCTTTGGTTTTTAAAGCAATTTCAAAACCTCTTCTGACATCTTCAAAACTATCAGTTTTTGAAGGTCTAATTGTATTAAATTGAATACTTTCAGCTCTATCACCTGCTGCTTGAGGCGTAAAGCTTCTTAATGTTCTACCAGTTGCTGGAACGAATTTTGTATTTAATAGCGCAATTGGGTCAATTCCTCAGTCAGTTCTATCATCTTCTTCGTCAATATTAGGAATTGTTGTATATAGTCCAACGTTGTCAAGAACTTTGTTTTTTAACCCTGACATTGCACTAGTATCTTTTGTAGCAAAGAATAATTCAACAGATGTTACGTGTGAAGGTAGTTGTTCTAATAGACTTCTTAGTGATTCGTTTTTGTCAGCTTCACCAATGCTTTTAATTCTAAGCATTTTAATATCTGTGTTGTTTTTCAAGAAGTTTAATCATTTATCATAACCTTTTGGACTTGATGCATCAACTTCAAGAAGTTTCATATTCCCTTTTTTAACACCGATCGCATTATTTGGATCAGGTTTATATGTGAATACTCTTAAACCGTCATTCTTACGTACTCTTTTACCACCTACATACTCATATCCTGTAACTCTAGCACCTGTTAAACCTTGATTTATATATGATTCAGTTTCATCATATTTTCCTCATCCGTCAAAACGACCTTCAATAATTTTTTGAGGATCTCTTTGTCATTTAGATGAGTTACCTAAAGTTAGAGATTCATTTTGTTTGATTTCTCATTGCACAACAGCATTTTCTGCATCACTACGAGGACCTCAAATAGGTTGAGTATTATATCCTCATTCGCTAGCCATTATGTTTGTATGTAGAATTTGTCCAGTAGCTGCTGCTGTTTCTAGATAGTTTAAAGCATCAGTTCAACCAATTCTTAAGTCACGTCTAATTTCTTCTTTAGTTAGTTTTCTACCATATGTTTGTAAAGTACTTTTTCCATTTATTCATCTTACATATGATTCAAGTCTGATTTCATCCTCTTCAGTATCATGAGGGAAAAATTCTCTTAAGTTCTCAACTGTTAATTCCACATTAGAATCAAGTAGCCTTACAAAACCATTTACTTGATCTCTAATTTTTTGTTTCTCAGCCGCTGTAAGAACTGTTTTTTTAGGTTGTGGCAATCCTGGTTTAGTTGGTATATTTAAGTTGTTTAAATCAACTCTTTGACCTTCTTTTGATAGTGCCTTATTTACATCAACTGGTTCATCATTTCTTCTGTTTGGTGGTGTCACTTCAGGATTATTATTTGAATTTACTACTTTAACAACTTGATATTCCTTTGTCGCATTTCTTGGGAATTCTGTTGCTTGAGAAGGGTTTGCTAATTTATAACCTTGTGGCACATATTCATTAACATTTTTCTCTTCATCTGAATAATAAGTTCCTGAAATTCTTTTAACTTCATTATTATTAAATTTGAATATTAATGTGAATGTATAACTTTGTCTATTTGGAGCAATAGAAATTGTATTACTTCTACCTCTAACAATTGTAGGCTGTGTTACAACATGGTATCCTTGCGGCATTTCGTTTTGTCATGGAACTGGCGCCGGATCACCTAATGGAGCACTATATTCATAAGTTTTAATTGTTGCTCCATTGTAATCAAAAACAATAGTAGTTTTTTCTAATTCAAGTATTTTTGATACAACAATTTGATTTTCTTGTCCAGGTCTTATCGCAATTGAACCTGTTTTATCTTTTAATTCATATCCTGTAGGAATTAAAGCTATTACTCTTTCAGCTGTGATTGTCGTTTCGTCAGCTGTTGTTTTAATAGTTTTTGTTTGTCCTACTTGTTGTCCGTTATCTAAAACAAATTTAAATGTAGTAATAATTGAAAGTCTGACTACATCAAATTCATAAGTTTTATTTTCTAATTGAATTGCTGTGTTTTGGTTTCTAGCCTTGTCAAGTTCAAAACCATCAGGTATGTAAGTTCTAATATCTACTGTAGTACCTTGTTCACCTGTAATTGTTGTAGGATTAGCTACTGCTCTTCCATTTCATTTAAAGACAATTTGTGTTTGTACTTTATTTACTAAAGGTACAACTATAATAGTGTTCGGT includes:
- a CDS encoding MSC_0621 family F1-like ATPase epsilon subunit — protein: MSNSITLRLVSQNLHKVKFQIEKLELNDHLKDNWINFKPGSLASFKIAFFRITDSDNKQTYFILRNAFFIYENDSDDITIRYNDTLQPLYQKEEITPFLQDKEQQLAKLVEEQKYLTALDDLNISTINKVKIQELEDQIWVLKAYTLFALDPTEEAQWN
- a CDS encoding MSC_0622 family F1-like ATPase gamma subunit; its protein translation is MNIKKIKSRSESLDKILKIVESKKNITLINILKLSKQIAFYNERANQSSQLVQDLAKEYAIDNSLIHGTNIISTNKFLNLFKQSKHKADKTIWVYVTETEEYDTNSYSKHEKNILANANKTDLFIAIGSSAINFCKQNEFEIIFEKDQNDIEVLSKLLPNFIEKYLSIHGYFNVKFVINSSKIKDAYINVIPMNNLNLNLNLKKDKEETKINLKDFKIYPDVESFIEPEISSYLTYITLTLLSESGLIYQKYKLVSENQKIHDLEKKQRRLTLEVIRAKRELEVEQISILSKKKVLLHSQKEK
- a CDS encoding MSC_0623 family F1-like ATPase-associated protein, with protein sequence MIKIPFLSKQLQEFKKLDQEAKRVSDYSELIFKSFNQQKEANNFISYSVFINQFLLNNNYGKSALRWQQVIENRDKHFATHSQIKFRKFTVTWVNDPRFSLNSPVPTVTTKQPEAILNPVNHLIYDFSASLDEKYNVLFTKFNELLETKLKEGYAVEVMPNVIVILNQNKKDLTLLFGPETLKQNEYQEN
- a CDS encoding MSC_0624 family F1-like ATPase-associated membrane protein, whose translation is MTNKKIVLWKSDVKQILNVITLTLAFAIGLFSLLNINNIINQDFLSFSNLFKITDSQSQSRNFVVIYNFVILLFTALGSLLWNYRNISKLQIKLSKYLAFYISYVGISAVSFVLLNFFPYTAEKTPVNLLIASAPFLVLMLVNTIAESIATNIYKKAYPNYKLYLTNFVLATVFKWVLVGTLSFALFAFISINDTDLLFSNQNPFYVWMKQNVLTHSQSSVLITVAFSFVLVAYVFTSAGQLLISKQRNKLLNFSKSILSYMLVVLASFSAWMIINAFTMNQNDGILVNRVPAHLFWMLALLIDVLVLGAYTYVSTSKIIHSFNQTTKGFVLVFTLVLTTSILLTFKMFDRDKFNNFILVLLAALSALYTLVIWQLFVKQNSSVSNIIAYLILTCLAFASVLEGLNAKLLTSDPQNDVLNNGSLLFKVADLFIISAVSFGTLSLLHRALCWTKAIVRIFIYKRREKKTPKRKRAKWLKFLF
- a CDS encoding putative immunoglobulin-blocking virulence protein, coding for MKKTTLIFRNSANNEDVKKVEFISSSNEELQLQIQNLIPNGYNFDSSKYSVNEPISATLGSSDNIIWVVREKQLEDTTFVFFSTGEGKTENVIDTVVKRNEDIPTGFNVNSVVPTGYRLVNNSQTSYVIGGTNRYNVEKIAVPVTLTLKFVKGEQQIGDLKEVKTEEGKKVNVLPYLPENYKLAQNQEAEVVAQNGTVEVNVVEVEVKVRTVLNFLKRVSDNGSVLVKSQIVISEQNQPINLADYIPDNYELANPDNEPQIQLGQTNEIFIKEIKKKITTIININNEAGEPVTSAVTVESYEGDEIKYDPKWIPQGYKLKNSTQTPLITPGQPNTIIVVPLVNKVQTQIVFKWNGRAVANPTTITGEQGTTVDIRTYIPDGFELDKARNQNTAIQLENKTYEFDVVRLSIITTFKFVLDNGQQVGQTKTIKTTADETTITAERVIALIPTGYELKDKTGSIAIRPGQENQIVVSKILELEKTTIVFDYNGATIKTYEYSAPLGDPAPVPWQNEMPQGYHVVTQPTIVRGRSNTISIAPNRQSYTFTLIFKFNNNEVKRISGTYYSDEEKNVNEYVPQGYKLANPSQATEFPRNATKEYQVVKVVNSNNNPEVTPPNRRNDEPVDVNKALSKEGQRVDLNNLNIPTKPGLPQPKKTVLTAAEKQKIRDQVNGFVRLLDSNVELTVENLREFFPHDTEEDEIRLESYVRWINGKSTLQTYGRKLTKEEIRRDLRIGWTDALNYLETAAATGQILHTNIMASEWGYNTQPIWGPRSDAENAVVQWEIKQNESLTLGNSSKWQRDPQKIIEGRFDGWGKYDETESYINQGLTGARVTGYEYVGGKRVRKNDGLRVFTYKPDPNNAIGVKKGNMKLLEVDASSPKGYDKWLNFLKNNTDIKMLRIKSIGEADKNESLRSLLEQLPSHVTSVELFFATKDTSAMSGLKNKVLDNVGLYTTIPNIDEEDDRTDWGIDPIALLNTKFVPATGRTLRSFTPQAAGDRAESIQFNTIRPSKTDSFEDVRRGFEIALKTKEDWRIFNGRFGSGSWPSYIDLSLNPQLRSLKGLPLNQRVFQKLTLHNQGEIYELPFGDLAVSQFGSLVVSGPDRPRLQFNDASTHILYISGNPNDLQDGWGKQLYGLLEAGTSADGRKQLPKAFDTLYVDSEDAARVIRSSQAWGLFGSKFENGIKVKPAQ